The Acinetobacter sp. WCHA45 DNA window TTGGGTCTTGTACACCAACTTTCCAACCCGCTTGTTGAGGTGATTGCCCCCATACACGCATATCGCCACCAATATCAATCAGAATACCTTGTAAATGTGGCACTGCTTGTTTAGCTGCTAACAAAGCACGGTCAATCACATAGCCTTTAGCGTAAGCATCAGGGGCGATTTTAATAGCTGATGCTGTTTTAATTTGCTTGGTTACAGGATTCAGTTCAATACTTTGCGTCTGTAACTGTCGAAATAAAGATTCTTGAGTATTGTTATCCAAGCGTTGGACTTGATTGCTATTTTCCCATAATTGGATCAATTGCCCCAAACGTGCATCAAAACCGCCACACGTTGCACTGCGCCACTGTTCACAAGCTGCGATAACATCATAAAGCTCAGATGAAGCCGAAATTTGCTGCTCACGATTTAATTGGCTGATTTCACTATCAGCACGCCAAACAGAAAGAATCTGATCAAGCCTCGCAATTTCTGTTTGAATTGCTTGTAAAGCTTTTTCTGCATCTTGTTGCTGGGTCGTTGTGACAACAACATCTAAAGATGTGCCTAGCACATGATCTTGATGAAAACGATAACTTGGTAATTGGATTGGCGCGGATAATTGATGTGCATCTTTTATATTTATACTTAGTTCATCTGCTTGAGTCGCCGTAAATGGGGACATCAAAACTGTTAACGCAGCCATCAACGGAGATAAACGAAAAATTATCTGTATTGGACGAAAAATTTGTTGAGTTGATGACATACGGGGATTCCATTTTCCAAGATTTACATAAAATCTACTGGTCGCTCAATTAAAGTAATGCTCTTCTTCTATCTCAATACTTAACTTAGATTACGATATAATTTGATCAAATTTTTCAATAAAATCAATAATATTAATCTGCATAAAAACTTAAGTTAAAAGAGAAGAATAACTTTTTAATCATCAACTTAGTTTTTGAACATGACGATTAAAAATTTATCGAAATAATATTGCAATTGATACTCGTTATCAAGTAGATTGTGGCAAATCTTTTGCATTTTGTATATTTCTCTTTTAAGGAATTTTTCATGCGTCATTTGATTACGACTGGATTACTCGCGCTGTTACCAACCTTGAGTTTTGCTCATACTGCCAGCCCATTTTTACTGCCTGAAGTCTTCGATAGCAAATCTGACAGTGTGAGCTTTCAAAGTGGTATTACAGTAGAAAAATTCTTTGTCGCAAGTAGAAATTTTAAAACCAGCTATCAAGTCACAACGCCTGAAGGTAAAACTGAATCTTTCAATGCAGCAGCTGAACTGAAAAAGTTTAATATCGCTGAATTCAATTTAACCAATGATGGTACCTATCGCATTCGCACAAAAGAAGCGACTGGTAATCCAACCAAATATGCTCAAGTTGATGGGCGTTGGTTACGTGTTCGTCCATCACGACCTGCAAATGCTGCACCTATGCAACCTCAAGCAAATGCTGAACAAAAAGCACCTCAGCAAGCAAGCCAACCACCACGTTTTGTGACAGAGGATCAAATCACGGCTAATGCAAAAACACTTCAAACAACAAACTATTATCTTGCTGAAAGCTTTGTGACAAAAGGCAAACCAAGCCCAATTCCACAAGTTGAAAATAAAGGTTTTGAATTTAAGTTTTTAACACACCCAAATGAATTATTTGCTGGTGAATCACTTAAAGCACAAGTTTTAATGGATGGCAAAGCTGTTCCTAACTTAGAAGTTGATGTTTTTAAAGGTGCGAGCAGCTATCAACCCAATGCTAAACGTGAACAACCGCACGTGAAAACCAATGCAAAAGGTGAAGTCGAGATTAAATTTAGCGAAGCAGGCATTTATTTAATTACCGCGACTTATCCAGAAGCGAATAGTGACAATACCAAACCACCTGTTGCTCAAAGCTACACCTATAGCGTTACCGTTGAAGTGACGGAGTAAGCCATTCAGGCACTTACATTTACATTTTTTGTGAGTGCCTTTGATTTTCCTGTCTGATTACAAGCAATTCAAATTTCTGCTTTGACTGACTTACCAGTTTAATGCGAACTTGTTTTAGACAACAAATTCAGGACCAGAACGCCACTCATAATCAATGCAATGCCAACAATTCCCCAGACATCCAGTTTCTGGTCAAATACAATCCAAGCTACAGTCGTAATGAGGACAATCCCGACACCCGACCATACCGCATAAGCAATACCAACGGGAATTGTTTTCAATGTGAGAGATAAACAATAAAATGCAATCATATAACCGAGTACAACAACAATAGATGCCATCGGCTTTGTAAACCCTTCACTACTTTTTAAAGCAGAAGTAGCAATCACTTCAGCAACAATTGCGATAAATAAAATGAGCCAATTCTTCATTCAATTTCCCATAGATAAATGGTTAAGCACAAAATTAAAAAAAAATACCCTCTTATAAAAAGAGGGTATTTTTAACACGTAACTTTATACAAGAATTATGCTGATTTCTTCGCCATATTGTTTTTACGAATGGTGATCATCAATAATTGTACTGCTGCGGGAGTCACACCTGGGATACGACTCGCTTGTGCCAAAGTTTCTGGACGAACTGTTTTTAACTTCAAGGTGATTTCACGTGACAAACCTGAAATCCCCTCATATTCAAAATCAGCAGGAATTCGGGTTTCTTCTAGACGTTTCAATTGTGCAACATCTTCATGTTGACGGTTGATATAACCTTCGTATTTCACCGCAATTTCGATTTGCTCACCCACTTGCTCTGAAACTTCAGAACCCGTTAATTCTGCAATTTGACTGAAATTGATATTTGGACGTTTCAATAAATCAATCGCACTACATTCTTTACTAAGATCAGCACCCGTCATTTCAACGAATTTTTTACCCATTGGATTGTTTGGCGCAGCCCATAAATGTTGTAAACGAGAAGTTTCGCGCTCAACTGCTTCCATTTTTTCGCTATATGCAGCCCAACGCTCATCATCCACTAAGCCAAGCTCACGACCAATAGAGGTTAAACGCTGATCGGCATTATCCTCACGCAACATCAAACGATATTCAGCACGAGAAGTAAACATACGGTACGGTTCTTTGGTTCCCAATGTAATCAGGTCATCAACCAATACGCCCATATAAGCTTGATCACGTTTTGGTGTCCACTCTTCTTGTTCCCACGCACGGCGTGCAGCGTTTAAGCCTGCAAGCAAGCCCTGTGCACCCGCTTCTTCATAACCTGTCGTACCGTTGATTTGACCCGCAAAGTACAGATTTTGAATCGCTTTGGTTTCAAGTGTAAATTTCAATGCTTGTGGATTGAAATAGTCATATTCAATCGCATAGCCCGGACGCAAGATATGCGCATTTTCCATACCACGGATCGAACGAACTAAATTGAACTGTACGTCAAATGGTAAAGAAGTCGAAATTCCGTTTGGATAAAGTTCATGGGTATCCAAGCCTTCTGGCTCCAAGAACACTTGATGTGAATCTTTATCAGCAAAACGGTGAATTTTATCTTCAATTGATGGACAATAACGTGGGCCTACGCCTTCAATTACACCCGTATACATAGGTGAACGATCTAGACCACCACGAATAATTTCATGGGTTTTTTCACTGGTGTGGGTAATATAGCAATTCACCTGTTCAGGATGCATAGATGCATCACCCATAAATGACATTACAGGCGATGGGAAATCACCTGGCTGCGGCGTCATAACAGAGAAATCAACTGTACGGGCATCAATACGCGGTGGTGTACCTGTTTTTAAACGGCCTACTGGCAATTTAAGTTCACGCAAACGATGAGCTAATGCAATTGACGGTGGATCGCCCGCACGACCACCACTTGAGTTTTGTAGACCAACGTGGATCACACCGCCCAAGAAAGTACCTGTCGTCAATACCACAGTTTTGGTATCAAAACGGATGCCCATTTGGGTTACAACGCCTTTAACGGTATCGCCTTCAACAATCAAATCATCCGCAGCTTGTTGGAAAATATCTAGATTCGCTTGATTTTCTAAAGTATCACGAATTGCAGCTTTATAACGAACACGGTCAGCCTGTGCACGTGTTGCACGAACAGCCGCACCTTTACGTGAATTGAGAATACGGAACTGAATACCACCTTTATCCGCAGCAAGTGCCATTGCACCACCGAGTGCATCAATCTCGCGGACAAGGTGTGATTTACCAATACCACCGATTGCAGGGTTACAGCTCATCTGCCCCAAAGTTTCAATATTATGCGTCAACAATAATGTTTGTCTTCCCATACGAGCAGCAGCAAGCGCCGCTTCCGTACCAGCGTGACCGCCACCAATTACGATAACGTCGTAAACTTTAGGATAGTGCATAGTGGTAAATGTCTATTCAAAAAATGACAGAGTATTATACAGGACTTTTCTATTAAGTTGACAAAAACTGTCGATATTCTTGCCATCCGCAAGGACTTGATATCGCTGTTGAATACACAAAAAGAAACGTTATGTTGCATTTTCATCGCACTTTTAACACATCGCCCCATAATTCTTAACCTGATCACCACTGTTTTATTTGATGAATTTCTTATTCTAAAACATGCATAACAAATACTTAGGACAATGATATGAACACAAAGCTTATACTTTCATCACTGATTTGTGGTCTGTGTTTTACCGTTGCAGCCCAGGCGAATGCCAAAACCACTCAAGACCCACAAACACAGAAGTATCAACAGGTGTGTAAAGGCAAAAAACAGGGTGATGCCGTTTCATTTGCCTATAAAGGTGTGGTTTTTAACGGTGTTTGTGAAAATAATGATGCTGGCAAACTCTCATTTCAGCCCCCTGCTCCACCAGCAGGCACAACACCTGAAACCCAGAGCCGCATGTCGCAAACCCAGTCCGCGCCTCGCCCTGCCAGTGCTCCTATGCCTGTAGATGTACCTCCAATGCAATCAGCACCACC harbors:
- a CDS encoding DUF4198 domain-containing protein, coding for MRHLITTGLLALLPTLSFAHTASPFLLPEVFDSKSDSVSFQSGITVEKFFVASRNFKTSYQVTTPEGKTESFNAAAELKKFNIAEFNLTNDGTYRIRTKEATGNPTKYAQVDGRWLRVRPSRPANAAPMQPQANAEQKAPQQASQPPRFVTEDQITANAKTLQTTNYYLAESFVTKGKPSPIPQVENKGFEFKFLTHPNELFAGESLKAQVLMDGKAVPNLEVDVFKGASSYQPNAKREQPHVKTNAKGEVEIKFSEAGIYLITATYPEANSDNTKPPVAQSYTYSVTVEVTE
- a CDS encoding DMT family transporter, giving the protein MKNWLILFIAIVAEVIATSALKSSEGFTKPMASIVVVLGYMIAFYCLSLTLKTIPVGIAYAVWSGVGIVLITTVAWIVFDQKLDVWGIVGIALIMSGVLVLNLLSKTSSH
- the mnmG gene encoding tRNA uridine-5-carboxymethylaminomethyl(34) synthesis enzyme MnmG, whose protein sequence is MHYPKVYDVIVIGGGHAGTEAALAAARMGRQTLLLTHNIETLGQMSCNPAIGGIGKSHLVREIDALGGAMALAADKGGIQFRILNSRKGAAVRATRAQADRVRYKAAIRDTLENQANLDIFQQAADDLIVEGDTVKGVVTQMGIRFDTKTVVLTTGTFLGGVIHVGLQNSSGGRAGDPPSIALAHRLRELKLPVGRLKTGTPPRIDARTVDFSVMTPQPGDFPSPVMSFMGDASMHPEQVNCYITHTSEKTHEIIRGGLDRSPMYTGVIEGVGPRYCPSIEDKIHRFADKDSHQVFLEPEGLDTHELYPNGISTSLPFDVQFNLVRSIRGMENAHILRPGYAIEYDYFNPQALKFTLETKAIQNLYFAGQINGTTGYEEAGAQGLLAGLNAARRAWEQEEWTPKRDQAYMGVLVDDLITLGTKEPYRMFTSRAEYRLMLREDNADQRLTSIGRELGLVDDERWAAYSEKMEAVERETSRLQHLWAAPNNPMGKKFVEMTGADLSKECSAIDLLKRPNINFSQIAELTGSEVSEQVGEQIEIAVKYEGYINRQHEDVAQLKRLEETRIPADFEYEGISGLSREITLKLKTVRPETLAQASRIPGVTPAAVQLLMITIRKNNMAKKSA